A genomic window from Ananas comosus cultivar F153 linkage group 22, ASM154086v1, whole genome shotgun sequence includes:
- the LOC109727376 gene encoding zinc finger CCCH domain-containing protein 30-like isoform X2: MKRKIKNQVLCKIAEEKSEKTLTLPGEQSRVRLFLSEDAPIFSALGSQDHLQAKGSWPSHATGLDSDDSLPPGFEAPHPFYQFKIDLSQIPIIKWNIPPSVVLNPHWSVVAGEESEEASAEAHRELAVLEAIYPRQSSIPPNPSVSPEVRDSSHDDSQTPLVPITAIEDEDAFDRLETSLSVDGSNTFQQPAVHNTPEARTPSSSLPDRTRLIMEHLQQKAATSALGGEKLAVNGARLATEPDVAAAAAAAFTAIMRSNEQGSLIDQDLLIKILSDPALVQKLLAEYGANNKQQQPQVGPLSSALLPPPPPPPLPPPPHPHPHPQIHAASSATSLAIPPASHLYPVPSAMPSPAMVLPPPVNLQTSPSAAAAVIPVAVNSSSSIPLPVKDVNYYKSLILQHGGDKQEAFVSNTAQFGSYSDSSSIGKVDVDSARNVGSRQQRDGKNRIPKPCVFFNSPRGCRHGASCLYLHDTSSTVPQRSESSKGPKRMKVDRGIADRSG; encoded by the exons GTAAGGCTTTTTTTATCCGAGGATGCTCCTATTTTTTCTGCTTTGGGATCCCAAGACCATCTTCAAGCAAAGGGTTCATGGCCATCGCATGCGACAGGCTTGGACTCGGATGATTCTCTACCTCCTGGTTTTGAGGCCCCTCATCCTTTTTACCAGTTCAAGATAGATCTCTCGCAGATTCCTATAATCAAGTGGAACATCCCTCCTAGT GTAGTTTTGAATCCGCACTGGTCTGTGGTTGCtggagaagaaagtgaagaagcgTCAGCAGAGGCGCACAGAGAATTAGCGGTGCTCGAAGCAATTTATCCTCGCCAATCTAGCATCCCTCCAAA TCCTAGCGTTTCTCCGGAAGTACGAGACTCCTCCCATGATGACTCCCAAACTCCTCTAGTCCCTATCACTGCAATCGAAGATGAAGATGCATTTGACCGATTGGAGACCTCGCTGTCTGTTGATGGATCCAACACGTTCCAACAGCCTGCTGTTCACAATACTCCTGAAGCAAGAACACCATCTAGTAGTTTACCAGATCGAACACGGTTGATAATGGAGCATTTGCAACAGAAAGCGGCCACTTCTGCACTTGGCGGAGAAAAGCTGGCGGTCAATGGCGCTCGACTGGCCACCGAACCTGATGTGGCGGCTGCAGCTGCTGCCGCATTCACGGCTATAATGAGGAGCAACGAGCAGGGCAGCCTGATCGACCAAGATCTGCTCATCAAGATCCTCAGTGACCCTGCTTTAGTACAGAAGCTGCTCGCCGAGTACGGAGCGAATAACAAGCAGCAGCAGCCACAAGTGGGTCCTTTGTCTTCggcgctgctgccgccgcctcccccgccacctctccctccccctccccatccccatccccatccccaaATCCATGCTGCATCTTCTGCCACCTCCTTGGCCATACCACCGGCCTCGCACTTGTATCCGGTGCCTAGTGCAATGCCGTCCCCAGCAATGGTGCTGCCGCCACCGGTGAATCTACAGACGTCTCCgagtgctgctgctgctgtcaTTCCCGTCGCGGTCAATTCTTCGTCGAGCATCCCTCTTCCGGTGAAGGATGTGAACTACTACAAGAGCTTGATCCTGCAGCATGGCGGGGACAAGCAAGAAGCTTTTGTGTCGAATACAGCGCAGTTCGGAAGTTACAGTGATAGCTCTTCGATAGGTAAAGTTGATGTAGATTCGGCCAGGAATGTCGGGTCTAGACAGCAACGAGATGGGAAGAACAGAATCCCAAAGCCTTGTGTTTTCTTCAACAGCCCAAGAGGGTGTCGGCACGGCGCCAGCTGCTTGTACCTGCACGATACGTCGTCGACCGTGCCGCAGCGGAGTGAGAGTTCCAAGGGGCCAAAGAGAATGAAAGTGGATAGAGGAATTGCCGACAGGAGCGGATGA
- the LOC109727376 gene encoding zinc finger CCCH domain-containing protein 30-like isoform X4 translates to MTRKEMNAKRKQKVRLFLSEDAPIFSALGSQDHLQAKGSWPSHATGLDSDDSLPPGFEAPHPFYQFKIDLSQIPIIKWNIPPSVVLNPHWSVVAGEESEEASAEAHRELAVLEAIYPRQSSIPPNPSVSPEVRDSSHDDSQTPLVPITAIEDEDAFDRLETSLSVDGSNTFQQPAVHNTPEARTPSSSLPDRTRLIMEHLQQKAATSALGGEKLAVNGARLATEPDVAAAAAAAFTAIMRSNEQGSLIDQDLLIKILSDPALVQKLLAEYGANNKQQQPQVGPLSSALLPPPPPPPLPPPPHPHPHPQIHAASSATSLAIPPASHLYPVPSAMPSPAMVLPPPVNLQTSPSAAAAVIPVAVNSSSSIPLPVKDVNYYKSLILQHGGDKQEAFVSNTAQFGSYSDSSSIGKVDVDSARNVGSRQQRDGKNRIPKPCVFFNSPRGCRHGASCLYLHDTSSTVPQRSESSKGPKRMKVDRGIADRSG, encoded by the exons GTAAGGCTTTTTTTATCCGAGGATGCTCCTATTTTTTCTGCTTTGGGATCCCAAGACCATCTTCAAGCAAAGGGTTCATGGCCATCGCATGCGACAGGCTTGGACTCGGATGATTCTCTACCTCCTGGTTTTGAGGCCCCTCATCCTTTTTACCAGTTCAAGATAGATCTCTCGCAGATTCCTATAATCAAGTGGAACATCCCTCCTAGT GTAGTTTTGAATCCGCACTGGTCTGTGGTTGCtggagaagaaagtgaagaagcgTCAGCAGAGGCGCACAGAGAATTAGCGGTGCTCGAAGCAATTTATCCTCGCCAATCTAGCATCCCTCCAAA TCCTAGCGTTTCTCCGGAAGTACGAGACTCCTCCCATGATGACTCCCAAACTCCTCTAGTCCCTATCACTGCAATCGAAGATGAAGATGCATTTGACCGATTGGAGACCTCGCTGTCTGTTGATGGATCCAACACGTTCCAACAGCCTGCTGTTCACAATACTCCTGAAGCAAGAACACCATCTAGTAGTTTACCAGATCGAACACGGTTGATAATGGAGCATTTGCAACAGAAAGCGGCCACTTCTGCACTTGGCGGAGAAAAGCTGGCGGTCAATGGCGCTCGACTGGCCACCGAACCTGATGTGGCGGCTGCAGCTGCTGCCGCATTCACGGCTATAATGAGGAGCAACGAGCAGGGCAGCCTGATCGACCAAGATCTGCTCATCAAGATCCTCAGTGACCCTGCTTTAGTACAGAAGCTGCTCGCCGAGTACGGAGCGAATAACAAGCAGCAGCAGCCACAAGTGGGTCCTTTGTCTTCggcgctgctgccgccgcctcccccgccacctctccctccccctccccatccccatccccatccccaaATCCATGCTGCATCTTCTGCCACCTCCTTGGCCATACCACCGGCCTCGCACTTGTATCCGGTGCCTAGTGCAATGCCGTCCCCAGCAATGGTGCTGCCGCCACCGGTGAATCTACAGACGTCTCCgagtgctgctgctgctgtcaTTCCCGTCGCGGTCAATTCTTCGTCGAGCATCCCTCTTCCGGTGAAGGATGTGAACTACTACAAGAGCTTGATCCTGCAGCATGGCGGGGACAAGCAAGAAGCTTTTGTGTCGAATACAGCGCAGTTCGGAAGTTACAGTGATAGCTCTTCGATAGGTAAAGTTGATGTAGATTCGGCCAGGAATGTCGGGTCTAGACAGCAACGAGATGGGAAGAACAGAATCCCAAAGCCTTGTGTTTTCTTCAACAGCCCAAGAGGGTGTCGGCACGGCGCCAGCTGCTTGTACCTGCACGATACGTCGTCGACCGTGCCGCAGCGGAGTGAGAGTTCCAAGGGGCCAAAGAGAATGAAAGTGGATAGAGGAATTGCCGACAGGAGCGGATGA
- the LOC109727297 gene encoding protein IQ-DOMAIN 32-like gives MGRPKCACFRILPCTGAGGSAVVDDGDDVEESNSLSDKCWCTFWRRSAKRRVSRSSVISEPVSVSPNKEKPDLATDSACSRHYCSVPEKLAEEMKPTDETVLPAPAEFESEETKLVMTDASGTPSDQNNHDLAAAVLQAGIRRYLARRELKKLKSVVMIQAVARGYLARRVAVGTLLCTLGIIRMQQLVRAHQAHQSVEKLSAEEDKVERSSCKEPSRAYSRTEIFHSNGFVRKITEAVPRTKTVHVKCDPSIRDSAWEWLERWTAVAISNLGKQQEKDVNHHSVGQDASAELADNKAVDSVPCGVVAMSWDSKIAASELAVPIDSEGLVTNRSCEAADVQASEYAPDNSSVKDNLEIQSSMAEASTIIENNHMNTETITVDSSSDFANATTEPIRDTFYTDPEPCNDNLKDGTDMGADSEPLGDNLNVSEPSYSESQDNVSKAEELIVHLEMDASTKSSEITYSESIVHRDPRAQFVSSEDTADNSTDNLFSSKLSLADRSETDDGEVALEIKDFEKGDEEINDEAEKETNQESKHTGTTDSSYDFEDDQLQRLEEGHGDSANLTTAAGELQIDQQSTEATPLKLLPQVGTSTDPEVQSSPKGTPISHTTVAESQGTPSSDISVNSKTGKKDKTTHTQRQRTHTLIKRALSSPKNDSGRTSTTENLPKTSKNTKRISSPGMEKRDHGDHEPRVSDSASLPGYMKATESARAKVHASFSPKSSPDVHDDKISKRDSLPAGDGKQGSSPHIERSKSPAQKNSKSTSTTQASSERRWQI, from the exons ATGGGACGGCCGAAGTGCGCCTGCTTCAGGATCCTCCCTTGCACCGGCGCCGGCGGCAGTGCGGTTgtcgacgacggcgacgacgtcGAAGAG AGCAACTCCCTTTCGGATAAATGCTGGTGCACGTTCTGGAGGAGATCAGCCAAGCGTCGAGTTTCTCGGAGCTCTGTGATCTCGGAACCTGTTTCTGTCAGCCCTAACAAGGAAAAGCCGGATCTCGCAACCGACAGTGCTTGCTCCCGACATTACTGTTCTGTTCCGGAAAAACTTGCCGAAGAAATGAAACCCACTGATGAAACCGTATTACCCGCCCCAGCTGAATTCGAATCTGAAGAAACTAAATTGGTGATGACTGATGCGAGTGGCACACCCAGTGATCAAAACAACCATGATCTTGCCGCGGCTGTTCTTCAGGCAGGCATCAGGAGATACTTG GCCAGGAGAGAACTAAAGAAACTTAAAAGTGTTGTGATGATTCAAGCTGTTGCGCGTGGATACCTGGCGAGGAGAGTGGCGGTTGGAACATTGCTTTGCACCCTTGGAATAATAAGAATGCAACAGCTTGTGCGGGCTCACCAAGCTCACCAATCAGTTGAAAAGTTATCTGCAGAAGAGGATAAG GTGGAACGAAGTTCTTGTAAGGAACCAAGTAGAGCATATTCTCGAACAGAAATATTTCATTCAAATGGATTCGTGCGTAAG ATTACGGAGGCTGTGCCAAGGACCAAAACTGTTCACGTAAAATGTGATCCTTCGATACGAGATTCGGCATGGGAATGGTTGGAGAGGTGGACCGCCGTAGCTATATCAAATTTAGGAAAGCAGCAGGAGAAAGATGTTAATCACCATTCTGTTGGTCAGGATGCTAGCGCTGAATTGGCTGATAATAAAGCTGTAGATTCGGTTCCATGTGGAGTAGTTGCTATGTCATGGGATTCAAAGATAGCTGCAAGTGAGCTAGCTGTGCCAATTGACAGTGAAGGATTAGTTACAAATAGAAGTTGTGAAGCGGCAGATGTTCAAGCCTCAGAATATGCTCCTGATAATTCTTCAGTGAAGGATAACCTGGAAATACAATCATCCATGGCTGAGGCTTCTACTATCATAGAGAATAATCACATGAACACTGAAACAATTACTGTGGATTCCTCCTCAGATTTTGCAAATGCAACAACAGAACCAATTCGTGATACTTTCTATACTGACCCTGAACCTTGTAATGATAACCTAAAGGACGGCACGGATATGGGTGCAGATTCTGAACCGCTGGGAGATAATTTAAATGTCAGCGAGCCCAGTTATTCCGAATCCCAAGATAATGTGAGCAAGGCAGAAGAGCTCATTGTTCACTTGGAAATGGATGCTTCGACAAAGAGTAGCGAAATAACCTATTCAGAGAGCATAGTGCATCGTGATCCAAGAGCTCAATTTGTTTCTTCTGAAGACACAGCAGACAATTCAACGGACAATTTATTCTCTTCAAAACTCTCCTTGGCTGACAGATCTGAAACTGATGATGGGGAAGTGGCCCTTGAAATCAAAgattttgagaaaggagatgaagAAATAAATGATGAAGCCGAGAAGGAAACTAATCAAGAAAGTAAGCATACTGGAACGACGGACTCTTCCTATGACTTTGAAGATGATCAGCTGCAACGATTGGAGGAAGGTCATGGAGATTCAGCCAATTTAACTACTGCTGCTGGTGAATTACAGATTGACCAACAATCAACTGAGGCAACTCCATTAAAATTGCTGCcccaggtgggtacttcgacagACCCAGAAGTTCAGTCATCACCCAAAGGAACTCCCATAAGCCATACTACAGTTGCCGAGTCACAAGGAACACCTTCAAGTGACATCTCTGTAAATTCCAAGACAGGCAAGAAAGATAAGACTACACATACTCAAAGGCAAAGAACTCATACATTAATCAAGAGGGCACTTTCTAGTCCAAAGAATGATTCAGGCAGAACTAGTACTACGGAGAATTTGCCCAAAACTTCAAAGAATACGAAGAGAATTAGTTCACCTGGGATGGAAAAGCGTGATCATGGTGATCATGAGCCTAGGGTTAGCGACAGCGCTTCGCTTCCTGGTTATATGAAAGCCACGGAATCAGCAAGAGCCAAAGTCCATGCAAGTTTTTCTCCTAAATCAAGTCCGGATGTGCATGATGACAAAATCAGCAAAAGAGATTCATTACCTGCTGGAGATGGGAAGCAGGGATCATCCCCACATATTGAGAGGTCGAAATCTCCAGCACAGAAGAACTCGAAAAGCACTAGCACTACTCAAGCTTCTTCTG AGAGAAGATGGCAAATATAA
- the LOC109727376 gene encoding zinc finger CCCH domain-containing protein 30-like isoform X1: protein MQNRRREIRKDAHFARRAIQRAARAKQSKRLSWAPDVKLCQVRLFLSEDAPIFSALGSQDHLQAKGSWPSHATGLDSDDSLPPGFEAPHPFYQFKIDLSQIPIIKWNIPPSVVLNPHWSVVAGEESEEASAEAHRELAVLEAIYPRQSSIPPNPSVSPEVRDSSHDDSQTPLVPITAIEDEDAFDRLETSLSVDGSNTFQQPAVHNTPEARTPSSSLPDRTRLIMEHLQQKAATSALGGEKLAVNGARLATEPDVAAAAAAAFTAIMRSNEQGSLIDQDLLIKILSDPALVQKLLAEYGANNKQQQPQVGPLSSALLPPPPPPPLPPPPHPHPHPQIHAASSATSLAIPPASHLYPVPSAMPSPAMVLPPPVNLQTSPSAAAAVIPVAVNSSSSIPLPVKDVNYYKSLILQHGGDKQEAFVSNTAQFGSYSDSSSIGKVDVDSARNVGSRQQRDGKNRIPKPCVFFNSPRGCRHGASCLYLHDTSSTVPQRSESSKGPKRMKVDRGIADRSG from the exons GTAAGGCTTTTTTTATCCGAGGATGCTCCTATTTTTTCTGCTTTGGGATCCCAAGACCATCTTCAAGCAAAGGGTTCATGGCCATCGCATGCGACAGGCTTGGACTCGGATGATTCTCTACCTCCTGGTTTTGAGGCCCCTCATCCTTTTTACCAGTTCAAGATAGATCTCTCGCAGATTCCTATAATCAAGTGGAACATCCCTCCTAGT GTAGTTTTGAATCCGCACTGGTCTGTGGTTGCtggagaagaaagtgaagaagcgTCAGCAGAGGCGCACAGAGAATTAGCGGTGCTCGAAGCAATTTATCCTCGCCAATCTAGCATCCCTCCAAA TCCTAGCGTTTCTCCGGAAGTACGAGACTCCTCCCATGATGACTCCCAAACTCCTCTAGTCCCTATCACTGCAATCGAAGATGAAGATGCATTTGACCGATTGGAGACCTCGCTGTCTGTTGATGGATCCAACACGTTCCAACAGCCTGCTGTTCACAATACTCCTGAAGCAAGAACACCATCTAGTAGTTTACCAGATCGAACACGGTTGATAATGGAGCATTTGCAACAGAAAGCGGCCACTTCTGCACTTGGCGGAGAAAAGCTGGCGGTCAATGGCGCTCGACTGGCCACCGAACCTGATGTGGCGGCTGCAGCTGCTGCCGCATTCACGGCTATAATGAGGAGCAACGAGCAGGGCAGCCTGATCGACCAAGATCTGCTCATCAAGATCCTCAGTGACCCTGCTTTAGTACAGAAGCTGCTCGCCGAGTACGGAGCGAATAACAAGCAGCAGCAGCCACAAGTGGGTCCTTTGTCTTCggcgctgctgccgccgcctcccccgccacctctccctccccctccccatccccatccccatccccaaATCCATGCTGCATCTTCTGCCACCTCCTTGGCCATACCACCGGCCTCGCACTTGTATCCGGTGCCTAGTGCAATGCCGTCCCCAGCAATGGTGCTGCCGCCACCGGTGAATCTACAGACGTCTCCgagtgctgctgctgctgtcaTTCCCGTCGCGGTCAATTCTTCGTCGAGCATCCCTCTTCCGGTGAAGGATGTGAACTACTACAAGAGCTTGATCCTGCAGCATGGCGGGGACAAGCAAGAAGCTTTTGTGTCGAATACAGCGCAGTTCGGAAGTTACAGTGATAGCTCTTCGATAGGTAAAGTTGATGTAGATTCGGCCAGGAATGTCGGGTCTAGACAGCAACGAGATGGGAAGAACAGAATCCCAAAGCCTTGTGTTTTCTTCAACAGCCCAAGAGGGTGTCGGCACGGCGCCAGCTGCTTGTACCTGCACGATACGTCGTCGACCGTGCCGCAGCGGAGTGAGAGTTCCAAGGGGCCAAAGAGAATGAAAGTGGATAGAGGAATTGCCGACAGGAGCGGATGA
- the LOC109727376 gene encoding zinc finger CCCH domain-containing protein 30-like isoform X3, producing MVGAARAKQSKRLSWAPDVKLCQVRLFLSEDAPIFSALGSQDHLQAKGSWPSHATGLDSDDSLPPGFEAPHPFYQFKIDLSQIPIIKWNIPPSVVLNPHWSVVAGEESEEASAEAHRELAVLEAIYPRQSSIPPNPSVSPEVRDSSHDDSQTPLVPITAIEDEDAFDRLETSLSVDGSNTFQQPAVHNTPEARTPSSSLPDRTRLIMEHLQQKAATSALGGEKLAVNGARLATEPDVAAAAAAAFTAIMRSNEQGSLIDQDLLIKILSDPALVQKLLAEYGANNKQQQPQVGPLSSALLPPPPPPPLPPPPHPHPHPQIHAASSATSLAIPPASHLYPVPSAMPSPAMVLPPPVNLQTSPSAAAAVIPVAVNSSSSIPLPVKDVNYYKSLILQHGGDKQEAFVSNTAQFGSYSDSSSIGKVDVDSARNVGSRQQRDGKNRIPKPCVFFNSPRGCRHGASCLYLHDTSSTVPQRSESSKGPKRMKVDRGIADRSG from the exons GTAAGGCTTTTTTTATCCGAGGATGCTCCTATTTTTTCTGCTTTGGGATCCCAAGACCATCTTCAAGCAAAGGGTTCATGGCCATCGCATGCGACAGGCTTGGACTCGGATGATTCTCTACCTCCTGGTTTTGAGGCCCCTCATCCTTTTTACCAGTTCAAGATAGATCTCTCGCAGATTCCTATAATCAAGTGGAACATCCCTCCTAGT GTAGTTTTGAATCCGCACTGGTCTGTGGTTGCtggagaagaaagtgaagaagcgTCAGCAGAGGCGCACAGAGAATTAGCGGTGCTCGAAGCAATTTATCCTCGCCAATCTAGCATCCCTCCAAA TCCTAGCGTTTCTCCGGAAGTACGAGACTCCTCCCATGATGACTCCCAAACTCCTCTAGTCCCTATCACTGCAATCGAAGATGAAGATGCATTTGACCGATTGGAGACCTCGCTGTCTGTTGATGGATCCAACACGTTCCAACAGCCTGCTGTTCACAATACTCCTGAAGCAAGAACACCATCTAGTAGTTTACCAGATCGAACACGGTTGATAATGGAGCATTTGCAACAGAAAGCGGCCACTTCTGCACTTGGCGGAGAAAAGCTGGCGGTCAATGGCGCTCGACTGGCCACCGAACCTGATGTGGCGGCTGCAGCTGCTGCCGCATTCACGGCTATAATGAGGAGCAACGAGCAGGGCAGCCTGATCGACCAAGATCTGCTCATCAAGATCCTCAGTGACCCTGCTTTAGTACAGAAGCTGCTCGCCGAGTACGGAGCGAATAACAAGCAGCAGCAGCCACAAGTGGGTCCTTTGTCTTCggcgctgctgccgccgcctcccccgccacctctccctccccctccccatccccatccccatccccaaATCCATGCTGCATCTTCTGCCACCTCCTTGGCCATACCACCGGCCTCGCACTTGTATCCGGTGCCTAGTGCAATGCCGTCCCCAGCAATGGTGCTGCCGCCACCGGTGAATCTACAGACGTCTCCgagtgctgctgctgctgtcaTTCCCGTCGCGGTCAATTCTTCGTCGAGCATCCCTCTTCCGGTGAAGGATGTGAACTACTACAAGAGCTTGATCCTGCAGCATGGCGGGGACAAGCAAGAAGCTTTTGTGTCGAATACAGCGCAGTTCGGAAGTTACAGTGATAGCTCTTCGATAGGTAAAGTTGATGTAGATTCGGCCAGGAATGTCGGGTCTAGACAGCAACGAGATGGGAAGAACAGAATCCCAAAGCCTTGTGTTTTCTTCAACAGCCCAAGAGGGTGTCGGCACGGCGCCAGCTGCTTGTACCTGCACGATACGTCGTCGACCGTGCCGCAGCGGAGTGAGAGTTCCAAGGGGCCAAAGAGAATGAAAGTGGATAGAGGAATTGCCGACAGGAGCGGATGA